From the Paludisphaera mucosa genome, one window contains:
- a CDS encoding methyltransferase, whose translation MANSNTTNPPRKGLLGVLFPRTSSVTLAGEGAGRSANVQAMEMEISWLKMQVAQFQKEQAQFEGLDPYFLGTEHLSAIIPPIPGAGVRATAGSPSMAGYILSGDAWQILLSKFLKPNSLLLDIGCGSGKMARNLAYHPYVRKYVGIDVLKDSIDFCNQVLVPRIGDKFEFHHLDVLSCYNPRGAVKPTEVKFPAKDGSVDFAWGCSLFTHLLEPDARHYLREVRRVMAPAGMFLPTIHIHPTPGTRYSGDEVKIDVDIDYFVEMCDEAGLQLAVKLGEVLGQYAMLFKVKPGSPATTIVNVGGAKSEAEVAEASKPKTGGVPVPPNDGALTEEMLRLNEQWAEKEQVTKVVHPKDFIFWFVATHPEMSLEDATKYYFEDGARSAAKLDGHLSRLFGVDKPIKLLEFASGYGCVSRHLKKNPRLDLTSCDIHPEAIEFLTNQIGVKALQSAHTPEGFATPEKYDAIFALSFFSHMPKSTFGRWVKALYGSLAPGGHLLFTTHGVKSCKGLQITVDDADEEGFWFQARSEQHDLDAAEYGLTLSLAQYVVPTVQKAVDATIVDFKQAEWWYHQDLWIVRKGR comes from the coding sequence ATGGCGAACTCGAATACCACCAACCCGCCCCGCAAGGGGCTGCTCGGCGTCCTTTTCCCCAGGACGTCGTCCGTCACCCTGGCCGGCGAGGGCGCCGGCAGGTCGGCGAACGTGCAGGCGATGGAGATGGAGATCTCCTGGCTGAAGATGCAGGTCGCCCAGTTCCAGAAGGAGCAGGCCCAGTTCGAGGGCCTGGATCCGTACTTCCTGGGGACGGAGCACCTCTCGGCCATCATCCCGCCGATCCCGGGCGCCGGCGTCCGGGCGACGGCCGGCAGCCCCTCGATGGCGGGCTACATCCTCAGCGGCGACGCCTGGCAGATCCTGCTGAGCAAGTTCCTCAAGCCGAACTCGCTGCTGCTGGACATCGGCTGCGGCAGCGGCAAGATGGCCCGCAACCTCGCCTACCATCCTTACGTCCGCAAGTACGTCGGCATCGACGTCCTCAAAGACAGCATCGATTTCTGCAACCAGGTGCTCGTCCCGCGGATCGGCGATAAGTTCGAATTCCATCACCTCGACGTTTTGTCGTGCTACAACCCCCGGGGGGCTGTCAAGCCGACCGAGGTGAAGTTCCCGGCGAAGGACGGGTCGGTCGACTTCGCCTGGGGCTGCTCGCTGTTCACCCACCTGCTCGAACCCGACGCCCGACACTACCTGCGCGAGGTGCGCCGGGTCATGGCGCCCGCCGGCATGTTCCTGCCGACGATCCACATCCACCCGACCCCGGGCACGCGGTACTCGGGCGACGAGGTCAAGATCGACGTCGACATCGACTACTTCGTCGAGATGTGCGACGAGGCCGGCCTGCAGCTCGCCGTCAAGCTCGGCGAGGTCCTCGGCCAGTACGCGATGCTGTTCAAGGTGAAGCCGGGCAGCCCGGCCACGACGATCGTGAACGTGGGCGGGGCCAAGAGCGAGGCCGAGGTCGCCGAGGCTTCCAAGCCCAAGACCGGCGGCGTCCCCGTCCCCCCCAACGACGGCGCGCTCACCGAGGAGATGCTCCGGCTCAACGAGCAGTGGGCCGAGAAGGAGCAGGTGACGAAGGTCGTCCATCCCAAGGACTTCATCTTCTGGTTCGTGGCGACCCACCCCGAGATGTCGCTTGAAGACGCGACGAAATATTACTTCGAGGACGGCGCCCGCTCGGCGGCCAAGCTCGACGGCCACCTGAGCCGGCTCTTCGGGGTGGACAAGCCGATCAAGCTGCTGGAGTTCGCCTCGGGCTACGGCTGCGTGTCGCGGCACCTGAAGAAGAACCCCCGGCTCGACCTGACGAGCTGCGACATCCACCCCGAAGCGATCGAGTTCCTGACGAACCAGATCGGCGTCAAGGCTCTCCAATCGGCGCACACGCCCGAGGGATTCGCCACGCCCGAGAAGTACGACGCGATCTTCGCGCTCTCGTTCTTCTCGCACATGCCGAAGTCCACCTTCGGGCGCTGGGTCAAAGCCTTGTACGGCTCCCTCGCCCCGGGGGGGCACCTGCTCTTCACGACCCACGGCGTCAAGAGCTGCAAGGGCCTGCAGATCACGGTCGACGACGCCGACGAGGAAGGCTTCTGGTTCCAGGCTCGCAGCGAGCAGCACGACCTCGACGCGGCGGAATACGGCCTGACCCTGAGCCTGGCCCAATACGTCGTCCCGACCGTGCAGAAGGCGGTCGACGCCACCATCGTCGACTTCAAGCAGGCCGAATGGTGGTACCACCAGGACCTCTGGATCGTCCGCAAGGGACGTTGA
- a CDS encoding glycosyltransferase — MDVSFYLSEASFWTPDHAFEPLSHSPFSPIAYWLVDVLRPSQIVQLGGREPGVYFSLCEAVRRLNLDARCLAIEPSTAAGSGAAFLEASLRRVREAHDRSYGTISKLLRIDPDEIVDAIEDGSIDLFHASTPADVEHLLVDFKLWRPKLSDRAVILLPKTCIQGRTLGSYASFHDLSRNHPAFEFTHGEGLGLIAVGREIPDRLNPLFEAHKFPGRRNAIRAVYARLGKSLGESLASSAGRGENFDREAILDLGVFEAEGRRPETWRSEFAAEEENLALREELDMLREELAGLDENHQDIAREHADLGRENPWLRRDLAHFQHHYAEAMAQLDELRRSTALRLIERCRGTRDRFFPRTRLHGRCLELSIRFLRVAASDGPRPALARVSRRVIRKVKKTLGIGVETLSQVVPAGIPALAPARFDELPWQGVETRKRDVETRTRATFKVLLVSHSACRTGAPLCLLRLAEELSRLPDVECWVVLKTSGELAPEFERHAPTLELAKTVECGLATWSDAPKVIAARFREYARNGVAVCNTMAVSEFHEALAAHDVPVLSWIHELPTFIEILGGVEAIDRIKAASRRMIVPADVVRSALITRFDVDPDAIQTVRYGLEGKTRDLSRDEMRERVRTELRLPEDARIVLGCGTIDLRKGADLFVQAARRLLSDPEASGLAERTWFVWFGHVVNTDLFHWLRHDIEASGFTDRIRFAGVRGGMAPYFLAADLFALTSREDPCPFANLEAMESALPVVAFQGSGGAPEVLNGGGVAVPYLDVSAMAQAMRALLADDARRLEMGRRGRDTIRRSFTWPRFMDEFVAILKAQYGYGPAQELKVSVIVPNYRHAPYLEERLRSVFEQTVRPHEIIFLDDASPDDSVEVARRLAPLSPVPMRIVVNDRNSGSTFRQWMKGMELATGDLIWLAESDDACHPQFLERLLPEFHDRDVVLAYAQSALIGPKSEAWAADFLAHTDDLDPQRWRSRYTAEAAEEAELGLSQKNTIPNASAVVFRKPERLDFAAELAGMRFAGDWLFYAMMLRGGKIAFVPESLNSYRRHEQSVSFQSIKADTHAEETLHVKFRIFETFDVSLDAMARSLGQTLFEYDMMTERFDLKRAALMSNARAAAPLARIRELMRRRLGVQAELKVLLVVDGSETGLAATSTIHLANALAREHQVFICCASPADENEGFRSQLNDRVVLLEGTLGNTPWSSPRPMGVEPASRARATILQELIRFHEIDVIHSRHERADRLVAQINGDLNLPWFVHLAEGRGGWFEERPAGGNAGSSRPVDMVSGVFYEGVASPALAEESPELSRKRWIPLFPGMQPDAVVESRTPPIARRDAEFLVFLIAGGSETQGDCADAMSAVRVLNRLPAAERGGRRVRLVLTGSASVALHGQGGSTANRVALTSSDPRDSMAVLAQCDAALAPHENLAAETSSYIAAALACHLPIIAPDRGPIHDVLTLDRRTAGLAAPSNEHGSLEVDRMVTAMLRYLRHPDLYAAHRARARSLFEARFHIDQTAAVCTEAYFHARDFLVFPRETRPTLALPERSMKASRESA; from the coding sequence ATGGACGTCTCGTTCTACTTGTCGGAAGCCTCATTCTGGACGCCCGACCACGCTTTCGAGCCGCTCTCCCACAGTCCGTTCAGCCCGATTGCATACTGGCTGGTGGACGTTCTGCGGCCGAGCCAGATCGTCCAGCTCGGCGGCCGCGAGCCGGGCGTCTACTTTTCGCTCTGCGAGGCCGTACGACGGCTGAACCTCGACGCTCGGTGCCTGGCGATCGAACCATCGACCGCCGCCGGCTCGGGAGCGGCCTTCCTGGAGGCCTCTCTGAGGCGTGTCCGAGAGGCCCACGATCGATCCTACGGGACGATCTCGAAGTTGCTCCGAATCGACCCCGACGAGATCGTCGACGCGATTGAGGACGGGTCGATCGACCTCTTCCACGCATCGACCCCCGCGGACGTCGAGCATCTCCTGGTCGACTTCAAACTCTGGCGGCCGAAGCTCTCGGACCGCGCCGTGATCCTGCTTCCCAAGACGTGCATACAGGGCCGGACGCTGGGTTCTTACGCGAGCTTCCATGATCTTTCGCGAAACCACCCCGCCTTCGAGTTCACGCATGGCGAGGGCCTCGGGTTGATCGCGGTCGGTCGTGAGATCCCCGATCGACTCAACCCGCTCTTCGAGGCCCACAAGTTCCCAGGCCGCAGGAATGCCATCCGGGCGGTTTACGCACGTCTCGGAAAGAGCCTCGGCGAAAGCCTGGCGTCGTCTGCCGGACGAGGTGAAAACTTCGATCGGGAAGCGATCCTCGACCTCGGGGTCTTCGAAGCCGAGGGTCGTCGCCCCGAGACGTGGCGAAGCGAGTTCGCAGCCGAGGAAGAGAACCTCGCGCTTCGCGAGGAGCTCGACATGCTCCGCGAGGAACTCGCGGGCCTCGACGAGAACCATCAGGACATCGCCCGGGAGCACGCGGACCTCGGTCGCGAGAATCCCTGGCTTCGCCGCGACCTGGCGCATTTCCAGCACCACTACGCGGAGGCGATGGCGCAACTGGACGAGCTGCGGCGGAGCACGGCTCTCCGCTTGATCGAGCGTTGTCGCGGCACCCGGGATCGCTTCTTCCCCAGGACCCGGCTGCATGGCCGATGCCTGGAATTGTCGATACGCTTCCTCCGCGTCGCGGCGTCCGATGGGCCTCGACCGGCTCTCGCCAGGGTGTCGCGGCGCGTGATCCGCAAGGTCAAGAAGACGCTTGGCATCGGTGTAGAGACGCTCTCCCAGGTCGTCCCCGCAGGAATCCCGGCCCTCGCTCCCGCCCGCTTCGACGAATTGCCGTGGCAGGGGGTTGAAACGAGGAAGCGCGACGTCGAGACCCGCACCCGGGCGACGTTCAAGGTCCTGCTCGTCTCGCACTCGGCCTGCCGCACGGGGGCGCCGTTGTGCCTGCTCCGGCTCGCCGAGGAACTCTCCAGGCTGCCGGATGTGGAGTGCTGGGTCGTTTTGAAGACCAGCGGCGAGCTGGCGCCGGAGTTCGAGCGCCACGCGCCGACGCTGGAACTTGCGAAGACCGTCGAGTGCGGCCTCGCCACCTGGAGTGATGCGCCGAAGGTCATCGCCGCCCGCTTCCGCGAATACGCTCGGAACGGCGTCGCGGTCTGCAATACGATGGCGGTCAGCGAATTCCACGAGGCCCTGGCCGCCCACGACGTGCCGGTCCTGTCCTGGATCCACGAGCTGCCGACGTTTATCGAGATCCTCGGCGGGGTCGAGGCCATCGACCGCATCAAGGCCGCGAGCCGCCGCATGATCGTCCCCGCCGACGTCGTGCGGAGTGCGCTCATTACTCGATTCGACGTCGATCCGGATGCGATCCAGACGGTCCGCTACGGGCTTGAGGGCAAGACCCGCGACCTGTCGCGCGACGAGATGAGGGAGCGCGTCCGAACCGAGCTGAGGCTCCCCGAAGATGCGCGGATCGTGCTCGGCTGCGGGACGATCGATCTCCGCAAGGGGGCCGACCTCTTCGTGCAGGCGGCCCGGCGGCTGCTCTCCGACCCGGAGGCCTCAGGGCTCGCCGAACGGACCTGGTTCGTCTGGTTCGGCCACGTCGTGAACACCGACCTTTTCCACTGGCTGCGTCACGATATCGAGGCGTCCGGATTCACCGATCGGATTCGATTCGCCGGCGTTCGCGGGGGCATGGCGCCCTACTTCCTCGCGGCCGACCTGTTCGCGTTGACCTCGCGCGAGGATCCCTGCCCGTTCGCAAACCTGGAGGCCATGGAGAGCGCCCTTCCCGTCGTCGCCTTCCAGGGATCCGGTGGCGCGCCCGAGGTGCTCAACGGCGGCGGTGTGGCCGTCCCCTACCTCGACGTCTCGGCCATGGCCCAGGCGATGCGAGCCCTCCTCGCCGACGATGCCAGGCGTTTGGAGATGGGGCGTCGCGGCCGCGACACGATCCGCCGCTCGTTCACCTGGCCGCGATTCATGGACGAGTTCGTCGCCATCCTGAAGGCCCAGTACGGCTACGGCCCGGCTCAGGAATTGAAGGTCTCGGTGATCGTGCCCAACTACCGGCACGCACCCTATCTCGAAGAGCGGCTCCGCAGCGTCTTCGAGCAGACCGTCCGGCCGCACGAGATCATCTTCCTCGACGACGCATCGCCCGATGACAGCGTCGAGGTCGCCCGTCGGCTCGCCCCGCTCTCGCCGGTGCCGATGCGGATCGTCGTCAACGACCGCAACAGCGGGAGCACTTTCCGGCAGTGGATGAAGGGCATGGAGCTCGCCACCGGCGACCTGATCTGGCTCGCCGAATCCGACGACGCCTGCCACCCTCAGTTCCTCGAACGGCTCCTGCCCGAATTCCACGACCGCGACGTCGTCCTGGCTTACGCCCAGTCCGCACTCATCGGCCCCAAGAGCGAGGCCTGGGCCGCGGACTTCCTGGCACATACCGACGACCTCGACCCCCAGCGCTGGCGTAGTCGCTACACGGCCGAAGCCGCCGAAGAGGCCGAGTTGGGGCTTAGTCAGAAGAACACGATCCCGAACGCCAGCGCGGTCGTCTTTCGCAAGCCCGAGCGCCTGGACTTCGCCGCGGAGCTGGCGGGCATGCGATTCGCGGGCGACTGGCTCTTCTACGCCATGATGCTACGCGGCGGCAAGATCGCGTTCGTTCCGGAATCGTTGAACTCGTACCGACGCCACGAGCAATCGGTCTCGTTCCAGTCGATCAAGGCGGACACGCACGCCGAGGAAACGCTGCACGTCAAGTTCCGCATCTTCGAGACGTTCGACGTCTCGCTCGACGCCATGGCTCGCAGCCTCGGCCAGACGCTGTTCGAATACGACATGATGACCGAGCGCTTCGACTTGAAGCGAGCGGCCCTCATGTCCAACGCTCGTGCGGCGGCCCCGCTCGCCAGGATCCGAGAGTTGATGCGGCGGAGGCTCGGTGTGCAGGCCGAGCTGAAAGTCCTCCTCGTGGTCGACGGTTCGGAGACCGGGCTGGCCGCGACCTCGACGATCCACCTGGCCAACGCACTGGCGCGAGAACATCAGGTCTTCATCTGCTGCGCCTCGCCTGCCGACGAGAACGAGGGTTTCCGCTCCCAGTTGAACGATCGCGTGGTTCTGCTCGAAGGGACGCTCGGAAATACACCCTGGTCGAGCCCTCGGCCGATGGGCGTCGAGCCCGCGAGCCGTGCTCGGGCGACGATCCTCCAGGAACTCATCCGGTTCCACGAAATCGACGTGATCCACTCGCGACATGAAAGGGCAGACCGGCTCGTCGCTCAGATCAACGGCGATTTGAACCTCCCTTGGTTCGTCCATCTCGCTGAGGGCCGCGGAGGATGGTTCGAGGAACGCCCGGCTGGTGGAAACGCGGGATCGAGTCGGCCGGTCGACATGGTCTCCGGCGTCTTCTACGAGGGCGTGGCGTCGCCCGCCCTGGCCGAGGAATCGCCCGAGCTGTCCCGCAAGCGTTGGATTCCCCTCTTTCCGGGCATGCAACCCGACGCCGTCGTGGAAAGTCGGACGCCACCCATCGCAAGGCGGGATGCGGAGTTCCTCGTTTTCCTGATCGCGGGGGGCTCGGAGACTCAAGGGGACTGCGCGGACGCGATGTCGGCCGTCCGCGTCCTCAATCGACTCCCCGCCGCCGAGCGCGGGGGCCGACGAGTCCGTCTGGTGTTGACCGGATCGGCGTCGGTCGCGCTGCATGGGCAGGGAGGCTCGACCGCGAACCGCGTCGCACTTACGAGTTCGGATCCTCGCGATTCCATGGCCGTGCTCGCCCAGTGCGATGCGGCCCTCGCTCCGCACGAGAATCTCGCGGCCGAAACCTCCAGCTACATCGCGGCGGCCCTCGCCTGCCACTTGCCGATCATCGCGCCCGACCGGGGCCCGATCCACGACGTGCTGACGCTCGATCGACGGACCGCGGGGCTCGCCGCTCCATCCAACGAGCATGGCAGCCTCGAAGTCGACCGGATGGTCACGGCGATGCTCCGTTACCTCCGCCATCCCGATCTCTACGCCGCCCACCGCGCCCGCGCCCGATCTCTCTTCGAGGCCCGCTTCCACATCGACCAGACCGCGGCCGTCTGCACCGAGGCCTACTTCCACGCCCGCGACTTCCTCGTCTTCCCGCGAGAGACGCGCCCGACCCTCGCCTTGCCGGAACGCTCGATGAAGGCGTCTCGCGAGAGCGCGTGA
- a CDS encoding DUF1559 family PulG-like putative transporter — protein MLRSWTRLDNLAISVVLSVLVSGVATALCAAIVHARTDARAANCLNNPLFLYHWLLNYQSEHGHPPPAVMFDSEGRPMHSWRAVVWAYGSPEFAARYDFSEPWNSPANLAAAQPVPVDLWCHNSQNSPACSTNYAAILDGDRCSLDSAGQGGPNKRRIVIVEVPDSTILWTEPRDVTLEEIARFPPPHDPGGLAAVFSDGSYRRLSIQEILAPEILDHWTRHLKAARAKKSPDR, from the coding sequence ATGCTTCGATCGTGGACTCGCCTCGATAATCTGGCGATCTCGGTGGTTCTGAGCGTCCTCGTCTCGGGCGTTGCGACGGCGCTCTGCGCCGCAATCGTTCATGCCCGGACGGACGCGAGGGCTGCGAACTGCCTCAATAATCCACTTTTCTTGTATCATTGGCTCCTGAATTATCAGTCCGAACACGGCCACCCGCCGCCCGCCGTCATGTTCGATTCGGAAGGGCGGCCGATGCACAGCTGGCGGGCCGTCGTCTGGGCTTACGGGTCCCCTGAATTTGCGGCTCGCTACGACTTCAGCGAACCGTGGAACAGCCCGGCGAACCTCGCCGCCGCGCAGCCCGTTCCGGTGGACCTATGGTGTCACAACTCGCAGAACAGTCCGGCATGCTCTACCAACTACGCCGCGATCCTGGACGGAGACCGCTGTTCCCTCGACTCGGCGGGGCAGGGCGGGCCGAATAAGCGTCGCATCGTGATCGTCGAGGTGCCCGATTCGACGATCCTGTGGACCGAGCCGCGGGACGTGACGCTGGAGGAGATCGCCAGGTTCCCGCCGCCCCACGACCCCGGCGGGCTCGCGGCGGTCTTCTCGGACGGGAGTTATCGTCGGCTTTCGATCCAGGAGATTCTCGCCCCCGAGATCCTGGATCACTGGACCCGCCACCTCAAGGCGGCGCGCGCGAAAAAGAGCCCCGATCGTTGA